The Candidatus Neomarinimicrobiota bacterium genome has a segment encoding these proteins:
- a CDS encoding endonuclease domain-containing protein produces the protein MAKIYYNPKLKQLSRNLRNNSTLSEVLLWNQLKQKQMMGFQFNRQRPIGEFIVDFYCPKLKLVIEIDGESHNDRENEDQRRTDFLESLGLTVIRFDDNQVKQGLEYVLQDIENWIRKKLLQK, from the coding sequence ATGGCTAAAATTTATTATAATCCAAAATTAAAGCAATTATCAAGAAATCTTCGGAATAATTCTACATTGTCAGAAGTATTATTATGGAATCAATTAAAACAAAAACAAATGATGGGGTTTCAATTTAATCGTCAAAGACCTATTGGTGAATTTATTGTAGACTTTTATTGCCCAAAGTTAAAATTGGTGATAGAAATTGATGGTGAGAGTCATAATGATCGAGAAAATGAAGATCAAAGGCGAACAGATTTTCTTGAATCACTTGGTCTTACAGTGATTCGATTTGATGATAATCAAGTTAAACAGGGATTAGAATATGTCCTTCAAGATATTGAAAATTGGATAAGAAAGAAACTATTACAAAAATGA
- a CDS encoding radical SAM protein, translating into MNEQLKLSSQEQAELLNISPDYVRISMAAAIELGLKPGRIHGCGCGCINLLQNYPEGCFANCSYCGLARERPGLAEENSFIRVDWPLFSTDLIAEKIAEKEAESTVGRVCISQVQDHRANNDLIEITRKVHSAAPDVPLSGLVNATTMNVPFLKQLKEEGIDIIGYGLDAVTEELFIKTRGKEASGPHDWEYHWEMVRAARKIYGPMNVNCHLIVGLGETDRDLVDMFYRLKSEEIAGYLFSFNPEPGTTLQDQTRQPIKRHRRVQLAKHLIEEKNVDQDVFQFDANGFIKSIESEEELIQNTINEGLPFMTNGCPDREGVMACNRPYGSYRPGEEYRDYPFKPTGDELTVIREQMQLNGSIS; encoded by the coding sequence ATGAACGAACAATTAAAATTATCATCACAAGAACAAGCAGAATTGTTAAATATTAGTCCGGATTATGTGCGGATTAGTATGGCGGCTGCTATAGAATTGGGGCTTAAACCGGGTCGAATTCACGGCTGTGGCTGTGGATGTATCAATTTGCTTCAAAATTATCCGGAAGGCTGTTTTGCTAATTGCAGTTATTGTGGATTAGCAAGAGAACGTCCTGGATTAGCTGAAGAAAATAGTTTTATCCGTGTGGATTGGCCTTTGTTTTCTACAGATCTAATCGCCGAAAAGATTGCGGAAAAAGAAGCAGAAAGCACGGTTGGGCGCGTCTGTATTTCTCAAGTGCAGGATCATCGGGCGAATAATGATTTGATTGAAATTACGCGAAAAGTTCATTCGGCTGCACCAGATGTTCCTTTATCCGGATTGGTGAATGCCACTACAATGAATGTGCCATTTTTGAAGCAATTGAAGGAAGAAGGCATAGACATTATCGGATATGGCTTGGATGCGGTGACCGAAGAATTATTTATTAAAACCCGTGGAAAAGAAGCCAGCGGTCCCCATGATTGGGAATACCATTGGGAAATGGTTCGAGCGGCTCGGAAGATTTATGGTCCTATGAATGTGAATTGTCATTTGATTGTAGGGCTTGGAGAAACAGATCGAGATTTGGTAGATATGTTTTATCGATTGAAATCTGAAGAAATCGCGGGTTATTTATTTTCGTTTAACCCTGAACCTGGCACCACTTTACAAGATCAAACACGCCAACCGATAAAACGCCATCGCCGTGTCCAGTTGGCAAAACATCTCATCGAAGAAAAAAATGTGGATCAGGATGTATTTCAATTTGATGCGAATGGCTTTATTAAATCCATCGAATCGGAAGAAGAATTGATCCAAAATACGATTAATGAAGGTTTGCCGTTTATGACAAATGGCTGTCCGGATCGAGAAGGGGTAATGGCTTGCAATCGCCCTTATGGTTCATATCGTCCCGGGGAAGAATATCGGGATTATCCATTCAAACCTACTGGCGATGAATTAACGGTCATTCGAGAACAAATGCAATTGAATGGAAGTATTTCATAA
- a CDS encoding radical SAM protein, translated as MNNTTINPPIHQSNNLNGENPVHPVNPVQTPFEIRKENFPNEITFYGPGLKPHSTSEFSGSLKEFVSISVTGNKCALSCEHCNTKMLDNMLDLPSFGGSLFDMAKDLKNKGAKGILVSGGSNIKNQVPLLQHIDDMKRIRSELGMVIRVHPGLPNEETCKALADVGVDGVMLDIIGDQETISDVYHLDASPSDYEAVLARLQHHKIPAIPHIVLGHYFGKMNGEWAALDIIKKVPPKILVLVILLPLTGTGMEGVVPPSMDEIGEFFETARLSLPTTPILLGCARPLGNMKIDIDKSAINAGLNGIAFPSEGIVGYAKEKGLEPSFINACCGVTW; from the coding sequence ATGAATAACACTACCATCAATCCACCAATCCACCAATCCAATAATCTAAATGGTGAAAATCCTGTTCATCCAGTTAATCCTGTCCAGACCCCTTTTGAAATAAGAAAAGAAAATTTTCCAAATGAGATTACTTTTTACGGTCCCGGACTAAAACCACATTCTACATCTGAATTTTCCGGTTCCTTGAAAGAGTTTGTTTCCATCAGCGTTACGGGAAATAAATGTGCGCTGAGTTGCGAACACTGTAATACCAAAATGTTGGACAATATGTTGGATTTACCTTCATTTGGCGGGAGCCTGTTTGATATGGCAAAGGATTTAAAGAATAAAGGTGCAAAAGGAATTTTAGTTTCCGGTGGAAGTAATATTAAAAATCAAGTGCCATTACTTCAGCATATAGACGATATGAAACGCATTCGCAGTGAATTGGGAATGGTAATTCGGGTTCATCCCGGCTTGCCAAACGAAGAAACGTGTAAAGCATTGGCAGATGTGGGCGTGGATGGTGTAATGCTGGATATTATTGGCGACCAGGAAACCATTTCTGATGTCTATCATTTAGATGCATCACCGTCTGATTACGAAGCGGTGTTGGCGCGATTACAACACCACAAAATTCCTGCCATTCCCCACATTGTTTTGGGACATTATTTCGGGAAAATGAATGGTGAATGGGCAGCTTTGGATATAATCAAAAAGGTTCCACCGAAGATTTTAGTGCTGGTGATTTTATTACCGCTTACAGGCACGGGCATGGAAGGTGTCGTTCCCCCATCCATGGATGAAATTGGTGAGTTTTTTGAAACAGCAAGATTATCGCTACCAACAACGCCAATATTATTGGGATGTGCCCGCCCATTAGGGAATATGAAAATTGACATCGATAAATCCGCCATAAATGCCGGATTGAACGGAATTGCATTTCCATCAGAAGGCATCGTGGGATATGCGAAAGAAAAAGGATTAGAACCATCATTTATTAATGCCTGCTGTGGCGTTACTTGGTAA